A single region of the Ptychodera flava strain L36383 chromosome 9, AS_Pfla_20210202, whole genome shotgun sequence genome encodes:
- the LOC139141212 gene encoding thyrotropin-releasing hormone receptor-like, protein MDANLTLSGDCEDFEPLLNASFVVVVGDTPMFYAGTSVSRITLSSSVAVLLMTTLIGGLGNATVIALVCATKKLRIPPNIQLVCLATVDLLVCIIAAPVRVHTTLKALTGSYDICSSLTRALCYTQLFLVNGSIAASLVSLITISFTRAVVIGSGQSTKQLQWRLVTACIVVSSVSGVGFGTYIASRGVSRNCLSFFAREGATDENLEAFLPVLILVGFVIIAISYFRIYLVTKRTTAAVHAHSGQVNGGSTDNGLKKNIATTRICVTIVVLFFVLYMPFPIAFILNIFTNNRFNGRNPFQVHFWHSVGLFGSAVNPIVYSLRSKVMRQALRHALYNEPSSTVVPLDVPSPTARSTTRQSRVTTERDAI, encoded by the coding sequence ATGGACGCCAACCTGACTCTGTCTGGCGACTGCGAGGATTTTGAACCACTCTTGAATGCATCCTTCGTCGTCGTTGTCGGCGACACACCTATGTTCTACGCAGGCACCTCGGTGAGCAGGATCACATTGTCATCCAGCGTTGCCGTCCTGCTGATGACCACACTTATCGGCGGTTTGGGCAACGCTACCGTGATTGCACTGGTGTGTGCTACCAAGAAGTTACGCATCCCTCCTAACATACAACTCGTCTGCCTCGCAACGGTGGATCTCCTGGTCTGCATCATCGCGGCCCCGGTACGCGTCCACACCACCCTGAAAGCGTTGACGGGGTCTTACGACATTTGTTCATCACTGACCCGTGCCTTGTGTTACACTCAGCTCTTCTTGGTAAACGGATCCATCGCTGCATCTCTTGTCAGTCTGATAACAATTAGCTTCACCCGCGCCGTAGTCATCGGTAGTGGGCAGTCAACGAAACAACTTCAGTGGCGccttgtgacagcttgcattgtAGTAAGCTCTGTCTCAGGCGTGGGTTTTGGCACCTACATCGCCAGCAGAGGTGTATCGAGAAACTGTTTATCGTTTTTTGCACGGGAAGGAGCCACCGATGAAAACTTGGAGGCGTTTCTGCCGGTCTTAATATTGGTTGGATTTGTGATCATTGCTATATCATACTTCAGAATCTACTTGGTGACTAAACGAACAACGGCTGCTGTACATGCACATTCCGGCCAAGTCAACGGAGGCAGCACTGACAACGGCCTGAAGAAGAACATTGCCACCACACGTATCTGTGTAACGATTGTAGTATTGTTTTTCGTATTGTACATGCCGTTTCCCATTGCTTTCATTCTGAACATATTCACGAATAACAGGTTTAATGGCAGGAATCCATTTCAAGTACACTTTTGGCACTCCGTCGGTCTTTTTGGAAGTGCGGTCAACCCGATAGTGTATTCCCTTAGATCAAAAGTCATGAGACAAGCTCTGAGACACGCTCTGTACAATGAACCTTCGAGCACGGTCGTTCCGTTGGATGTGCCATCCCCCACAGCGCGATCAACAACTCGGCAAAGCCGTGTCACTACAGAAAGAGACGCCATTTAA